Proteins from one Oscillatoria nigro-viridis PCC 7112 genomic window:
- the wecB gene encoding non-hydrolyzing UDP-N-acetylglucosamine 2-epimerase, giving the protein MPEATHRVCIVLGTRPEAIKLAPVIQLFKSSPTFDTQVILTGQHREMVEQVMQMFDLKADRDLAIMQHQQTLTDITSRSLHGLEALFKELQPHIVLVQGDTTTAFAAALAAFYQKIPVGHVEAGLRTDDVFNPYPEEANRRLISQLARLHFAPTELAAENLGRSGVLGEIHRTGNTVIDALLSVAKREPKCNIPKLDWSKYRTILATVHRRENWGEPLAGIARAFLQILDKFPDTALLLPLHRNPTVREPLQALLGDHPRVFLTEPLDYAELVGAIQRCHLILTDSGGLQEEAPSLGKPVLVLRETTERPEAISAGTAKLVGTNSDIITAAAAELLSNSEAYNAMAMAINPFGDGLAASRILKIVEEYFS; this is encoded by the coding sequence ATGCCCGAAGCCACACACCGCGTTTGCATCGTCTTAGGAACTCGCCCGGAAGCGATTAAACTAGCCCCAGTAATTCAACTCTTCAAAAGTTCGCCAACCTTTGACACCCAAGTAATTTTAACCGGTCAGCACCGAGAAATGGTCGAGCAAGTAATGCAAATGTTCGATCTAAAAGCCGATCGGGATTTAGCAATTATGCAGCACCAGCAAACCTTGACAGATATTACATCCCGGAGTTTGCACGGTTTGGAAGCATTGTTTAAAGAATTGCAGCCCCACATCGTCTTAGTTCAGGGCGATACAACGACAGCATTTGCCGCTGCTTTGGCTGCATTTTACCAGAAAATACCCGTAGGTCACGTAGAAGCCGGATTGCGGACAGACGACGTGTTCAATCCTTACCCCGAAGAGGCTAACCGACGGTTGATATCTCAGCTCGCACGGCTGCATTTTGCCCCGACAGAGCTGGCTGCAGAGAATTTAGGGCGATCGGGGGTTTTAGGAGAAATTCACCGTACAGGCAACACAGTAATCGATGCTTTGCTGTCTGTCGCCAAACGCGAACCAAAATGCAACATTCCTAAATTAGATTGGAGCAAATATCGCACTATCTTAGCAACAGTTCACCGCCGCGAAAATTGGGGAGAACCCTTAGCAGGAATTGCTCGCGCATTTCTCCAAATCTTAGATAAATTTCCCGATACAGCCTTGCTCTTACCTCTACACCGAAATCCCACAGTCAGAGAACCTTTGCAAGCTCTTTTGGGCGACCATCCGAGAGTCTTTTTAACTGAACCTTTAGATTACGCAGAATTAGTAGGAGCGATTCAGAGATGTCATTTAATCCTCACAGATTCCGGCGGCTTGCAAGAAGAAGCACCGAGTTTAGGTAAGCCAGTTTTAGTATTACGAGAAACAACAGAAAGACCAGAGGCAATTTCCGCAGGTACTGCTAAACTGGTTGGTACTAATTCTGATATAATTACAGCAGCAGCGGCAGAATTGCTGAGCAATTCCGAAGCATACAACGCAATGGCAATGGCAATTAATCCCTTTGGTGACGGTTTAGCCGCCTCGCGGATTTTGAAAATAGTTGAAGAGTATTTTAGTTAG
- the ctpB gene encoding carboxyl-terminal processing protease CtpB produces MNQARRRFSKLQAALFTGAMATTASISLLVPGLSQSVRAELQDSPKAVLDEAWQIVNRDYVDGSFNKTDWQVTRQELLSKNYTSREAAYTALRKALEKLNDPYTRFMDPKQYEALTNQTSGELTGVGMRLEEDEKTKAITVVEPMENSPALKAGIQAGDTILVIDGKPTKGMTVSDAAQVIRGAEGTKVTLRIAREGKSEFDITLTRARIEVAAVRYSLKKEGGQNVGYIRLQEFSSHAGEQMQAAIKKLSDQKADAFVLDLRGNPGGLLRVSIDIARMWMDTGAIVRTVDRAGDSQEMRANRTAITNKPLVVLVDDNSASASEILAGALKDNKRATVMGGQTFGKALVQSVHSLADGSGLAVTIAHYYTPNGTDISHKGVTPDVKVEVTNEQKLKLANKPTLVATKDDPCYAQAIALLKTTASSARPVAANEVIVPKK; encoded by the coding sequence ATGAATCAAGCCCGCAGACGCTTTTCTAAATTACAGGCAGCCCTGTTCACTGGGGCGATGGCAACAACCGCTTCGATATCTTTACTCGTTCCCGGGCTGAGTCAATCAGTCCGCGCCGAGCTTCAAGATAGCCCCAAAGCTGTCTTAGACGAAGCTTGGCAAATTGTGAACCGAGACTATGTTGATGGCAGCTTTAACAAGACTGACTGGCAAGTGACCCGCCAAGAACTGCTGAGCAAAAATTATACCTCTCGCGAAGCTGCCTACACCGCCCTCCGCAAAGCCCTAGAGAAATTAAACGACCCCTACACGCGCTTCATGGACCCGAAGCAGTACGAAGCGCTGACGAATCAAACCTCTGGGGAACTGACAGGGGTGGGGATGAGGCTGGAAGAAGACGAGAAAACGAAAGCGATTACCGTAGTCGAGCCGATGGAAAATTCCCCGGCCCTGAAGGCAGGGATTCAAGCGGGCGATACGATTTTGGTGATTGACGGCAAACCTACCAAAGGCATGACTGTCTCGGATGCGGCTCAGGTAATTCGGGGTGCTGAAGGCACGAAAGTCACGCTGCGGATTGCTCGCGAGGGCAAAAGCGAATTTGACATCACTCTGACTAGGGCGAGAATTGAGGTAGCAGCGGTTCGCTACAGCCTCAAGAAAGAAGGCGGTCAGAATGTCGGTTACATCCGTTTGCAAGAGTTTAGCTCCCACGCGGGCGAACAAATGCAGGCGGCGATTAAAAAGCTCTCGGATCAGAAAGCTGACGCTTTTGTGTTGGATTTGCGGGGCAATCCCGGCGGTTTGCTGCGAGTGAGCATTGATATCGCTCGGATGTGGATGGATACAGGGGCGATCGTCCGCACAGTCGATCGCGCGGGTGATTCTCAAGAAATGCGCGCCAACCGCACTGCAATCACTAACAAGCCTTTGGTGGTGCTGGTGGACGACAACTCAGCCAGCGCTAGCGAGATTTTGGCCGGTGCTCTGAAGGATAACAAGCGCGCCACTGTGATGGGCGGTCAAACTTTTGGCAAAGCTTTGGTGCAGTCGGTGCATTCTTTGGCTGACGGTTCGGGATTGGCGGTGACGATCGCTCACTACTATACTCCCAACGGTACGGATATCAGCCACAAGGGCGTTACTCCCGATGTTAAAGTCGAAGTCACTAACGAACAAAAGCTGAAATTAGCTAACAAACCGACGTTAGTTGCGACTAAGGACGATCCTTGCTACGCGCAGGCGATCGCACTTTTGAAAACTACGGCTTCCTCTGCCCGTCCCGTGGCCGCTAATGAGGTTATTGTTCCTAAAAAGTAA
- a CDS encoding heavy metal translocating P-type ATPase, which yields MQKAKSSDSGCCSHDDHHDRSHENHNHNDHGHDHDHDHGNGDFNLKQELIPVILVVVLFVGGLIFEEKLHNTPYSIGEYLVFIPAYLLSGWNVLTSAGRNILRGRFFDENFLMTVATLGAVAIHKLPEAVGVMLFFKIGELFQEFAVGRSRQSIKSLLEIRPDYANLKDNGDIKKVAPETVAVGDIILVKPGEKIPLDGEIIDGNSQIDTSALTGESVPRTVKVGETVLAGTINQTGVLTVKVTKLFGESSISRILELVENARSKKAETEKFITKFASYYTPFVVFASLAVAIIPPLFISGATNADRFLWVYRALVLLVISCPCGLVISIPLGYFGGIGGAAKGGILVKGSTFLDTLTAVKTVVLDKTGTLTKGVFKVAEIVPKNGFSQTDLMAIAAKVESQSNHPVAKSILEAYGGKIDSSDVKDYEEIAGHGIRAKLNNQIVLAGNDRLLHRENIARDVCNAEGTVVHLAVDNRYAGYILIADELKEDAVQAIGDLKKLGVERIVMLTGDNQAVADSVARKLGLDSYLAELLPEGKVEAIEKLIGQSKKGDKIVFVGDGINDAPVLARADVGIAMGGLGSDAAIETADVVIMADAPSKVAKAIQIARKTHNIVWQNIIFALSIKAIFIALGAFGLATMWEAVFADVGVALAAIFNATRVLK from the coding sequence ATGCAAAAAGCCAAGTCGAGCGATTCCGGCTGCTGTAGTCACGACGACCACCACGATCGCAGCCATGAGAATCATAACCACAACGACCACGGCCACGACCACGACCACGACCACGGGAACGGAGATTTTAACCTCAAGCAAGAATTGATTCCTGTAATATTGGTTGTTGTACTATTTGTCGGCGGTTTAATTTTTGAAGAAAAACTGCACAACACGCCCTATTCTATAGGTGAATATCTGGTTTTCATCCCAGCCTATCTTTTAAGCGGATGGAATGTTTTAACCAGTGCGGGTCGCAACATTCTGCGAGGTCGATTTTTTGATGAAAATTTCTTAATGACTGTAGCAACACTCGGCGCTGTCGCTATTCACAAACTCCCTGAAGCAGTCGGGGTGATGTTGTTTTTCAAAATCGGAGAACTTTTTCAAGAATTTGCCGTAGGGCGATCGCGTCAATCGATCAAATCGCTTTTAGAAATTCGCCCAGATTATGCCAACCTCAAGGACAACGGCGACATCAAAAAAGTTGCGCCAGAAACCGTAGCCGTCGGCGATATCATCCTTGTCAAACCGGGAGAAAAAATCCCCTTAGACGGTGAAATTATAGACGGCAACTCTCAGATTGACACATCTGCACTAACTGGAGAATCAGTACCTCGAACCGTAAAAGTTGGAGAAACAGTTTTAGCCGGAACAATTAACCAGACAGGAGTTCTCACCGTCAAAGTTACCAAACTCTTCGGCGAATCTTCAATCTCCCGAATTCTGGAATTAGTAGAAAATGCCAGAAGCAAAAAAGCTGAAACTGAGAAATTTATCACTAAATTTGCCAGTTACTACACGCCTTTTGTAGTATTTGCATCGCTAGCAGTGGCTATAATTCCGCCTTTGTTCATTTCAGGAGCAACTAATGCAGACAGATTTTTATGGGTTTACCGCGCCCTTGTCTTGTTAGTTATTTCCTGCCCTTGCGGATTGGTGATTAGCATTCCTCTGGGATACTTTGGAGGAATTGGCGGTGCAGCCAAGGGCGGTATTTTGGTGAAAGGCTCGACTTTTTTAGATACTCTGACAGCAGTCAAGACAGTTGTTTTGGACAAAACAGGAACTCTGACAAAAGGAGTTTTTAAAGTAGCAGAAATTGTGCCTAAAAATGGTTTTTCCCAAACAGATTTAATGGCAATAGCGGCTAAAGTAGAATCTCAATCGAATCACCCAGTCGCGAAATCTATTCTGGAAGCTTACGGCGGAAAAATAGATTCATCGGATGTGAAAGATTACGAAGAAATAGCGGGACACGGCATCCGAGCAAAATTAAATAATCAAATTGTGCTTGCGGGAAATGACCGTTTGCTGCACCGAGAAAACATTGCTCGCGATGTCTGCAATGCTGAAGGTACAGTAGTGCATTTAGCGGTAGACAACCGCTACGCTGGGTATATTTTGATTGCTGACGAGCTTAAGGAAGACGCAGTACAGGCTATTGGCGACCTCAAAAAATTAGGTGTTGAGCGAATCGTGATGCTCACAGGAGATAATCAAGCTGTGGCCGATAGTGTTGCGAGAAAGCTCGGTTTAGATTCCTATTTAGCTGAGTTATTACCCGAAGGAAAAGTAGAGGCGATCGAAAAACTTATCGGTCAATCTAAAAAAGGCGATAAAATTGTCTTTGTGGGGGATGGAATTAATGATGCACCAGTGCTTGCTAGGGCTGATGTCGGCATAGCGATGGGGGGTTTGGGCTCCGATGCGGCGATCGAAACTGCCGATGTTGTGATTATGGCAGATGCACCGTCCAAGGTGGCTAAAGCCATCCAAATTGCCCGGAAAACTCACAATATAGTCTGGCAAAATATCATTTTTGCGCTGTCAATTAAAGCGATATTTATTGCTTTGGGTGCTTTTGGTTTAGCGACAATGTGGGAAGCAGTTTTTGCCGATGTTGGGGTGGCTTTAGCAGCTATTTTTAATGCTACTAGAGTTTTGAAATAA
- a CDS encoding VOC family protein — MHHASIRTANIHRAIAFYEQLGFTVSDRFTTGYTLACWMEGLNGRIELIQIPEPKPAPDAFGDEHYVGYYHLSFDLTEATTDLPSWLQSLKERFEEAAKDQPNQVQPLKVLLEPTQQAIGQNVYEVAFIADTDGLPLEFIRRMN; from the coding sequence ATGCACCACGCCTCGATTCGCACTGCTAACATTCATCGGGCGATCGCCTTTTACGAACAGTTGGGATTTACTGTGAGCGATCGCTTTACCACAGGTTACACTCTAGCCTGTTGGATGGAAGGTCTCAACGGACGCATCGAACTAATTCAAATCCCGGAACCAAAACCCGCACCGGATGCTTTCGGAGACGAGCATTATGTTGGATATTATCATTTATCTTTCGATTTAACTGAGGCGACAACTGACTTGCCTAGCTGGTTGCAGTCTCTGAAAGAGCGGTTTGAGGAAGCTGCTAAAGACCAACCCAATCAGGTTCAACCTTTGAAAGTTTTATTAGAACCGACTCAACAGGCGATCGGGCAAAATGTTTACGAAGTAGCTTTTATTGCCGATACAGACGGTTTGCCTTTAGAATTTATCCGGCGCATGAATTAG
- a CDS encoding pseudouridine synthase: protein MPYRYILFYKPYDVLTQFTDNSSESKRSTLKDYIPIPDIYAVGRLDRDSEGLLLLTDDGQMQHRLSDPKFAHPRTYWVQVERVPDASAIAALQTGVTIQDYRTRSAKVQLLLEEPPLPPREPPIRFRKNVPTAWLEMTLTEGRNRQVRRMTAAVGFPTLRLVRCAIGYLRIEGLKPGEWRELTQADLRF from the coding sequence ATGCCCTATCGTTACATTCTATTTTACAAACCCTACGATGTTTTAACTCAATTCACTGACAACTCTAGCGAAAGTAAACGCAGCACTCTCAAAGACTATATTCCGATTCCTGACATTTATGCAGTAGGAAGGCTCGATCGCGATAGTGAAGGTTTGTTGCTGCTAACCGATGACGGACAAATGCAGCACCGCCTCAGTGACCCGAAATTCGCTCATCCCCGCACTTACTGGGTGCAAGTGGAACGAGTTCCCGATGCAAGTGCGATCGCCGCTTTGCAGACAGGTGTCACAATTCAAGATTATCGGACTCGATCGGCAAAAGTGCAATTATTGTTAGAAGAACCACCTTTGCCGCCCCGCGAACCGCCGATTAGATTTCGCAAAAACGTGCCGACAGCATGGCTGGAAATGACTCTCACAGAAGGCCGCAACCGCCAAGTCCGCAGGATGACCGCAGCAGTAGGGTTTCCGACGCTGCGGCTAGTCAGGTGTGCGATCGGGTATTTGCGTATCGAAGGCCTCAAACCCGGTGAATGGCGCGAACTAACTCAAGCCGATTTGAGATTTTAG
- a CDS encoding Nramp family divalent metal transporter: MTHPENRPSLPEVHRSIAVPNSKGFWRKMLAYAGPGYLVSVGYMDPGNWATDLAGGAKFGYALLSVILLSNLMAILLQSLCVRLGVATGRDLAQACRDYFSPRVSFLLWILCEIGIAACDLAELVGSAIGLQLLFGIPLVWGVCITALDVIMVLFLQGKGFRYIEALVITIIAIIGGCFIAEIIFAKPDAAGLLLGYVPQLEILQNQAMLYIAVGILGATVMPHNLYLHSSIVQTRSWQETADKKWEAIKFGTIDSSVALSIALFINSAILILSAASFHFSGYQEVAEIQDAYTLLSPVLGVGSASAIFAFALLASGQNSTLTATLAGQIVMEGFINFRLRPWLRRLLTRLIAIVPALIVIMLFGEGSTTNLLVFSQVILSLQLPFAVIPLVMFTSNRRLMGEFVNPFWLKALAWLVASIIVGLNCWLLLQTIF, translated from the coding sequence ATGACTCACCCCGAAAACAGACCCAGCCTTCCTGAAGTCCACCGCAGCATCGCCGTTCCCAACAGCAAAGGTTTCTGGCGTAAAATGCTGGCCTACGCAGGGCCTGGATATTTGGTTTCAGTGGGTTACATGGACCCCGGAAACTGGGCGACTGACTTAGCGGGGGGAGCAAAGTTTGGCTATGCGCTATTAAGTGTGATTTTGCTATCTAATTTGATGGCAATTTTGCTGCAATCACTCTGCGTGCGTTTGGGAGTGGCAACGGGACGAGATTTGGCACAAGCTTGTCGAGATTATTTCAGTCCGCGAGTCAGTTTTTTGTTGTGGATACTTTGTGAAATTGGTATTGCTGCTTGCGATTTAGCTGAACTTGTTGGCAGTGCGATCGGACTGCAATTGCTATTTGGCATTCCCTTAGTTTGGGGAGTGTGCATCACTGCGCTAGATGTGATAATGGTGTTATTTTTACAAGGGAAAGGCTTTCGTTATATCGAAGCTTTAGTAATTACGATTATTGCAATTATTGGCGGTTGTTTTATTGCCGAAATTATTTTTGCCAAACCGGATGCCGCAGGACTTTTACTCGGTTATGTTCCCCAGCTAGAGATTTTACAAAATCAGGCAATGCTTTATATTGCGGTTGGTATTTTGGGTGCAACTGTGATGCCCCACAATCTCTACCTGCATTCATCGATCGTGCAAACTCGCTCTTGGCAAGAAACTGCTGATAAAAAATGGGAAGCAATTAAATTTGGCACAATAGATTCTAGCGTAGCGCTGTCCATAGCTTTGTTTATTAATTCAGCTATTCTGATTTTGTCTGCTGCCAGCTTTCACTTTTCCGGCTATCAAGAAGTAGCAGAAATTCAAGATGCTTACACACTGCTTTCTCCGGTGCTGGGTGTGGGTTCGGCTAGTGCAATTTTTGCCTTTGCTTTATTGGCTTCGGGGCAGAATTCAACCTTGACTGCAACTCTAGCAGGACAGATTGTGATGGAAGGGTTTATAAATTTTCGACTGCGACCTTGGTTGCGGCGCTTGCTGACTCGACTGATTGCAATTGTGCCGGCTTTGATCGTAATTATGTTGTTTGGGGAAGGCAGTACAACTAATTTACTGGTTTTCAGTCAAGTGATTCTCAGTTTGCAATTACCCTTTGCAGTAATTCCCTTGGTAATGTTTACCTCAAACCGACGCTTAATGGGAGAGTTTGTGAATCCATTTTGGCTGAAAGCCTTAGCTTGGTTAGTGGCTAGTATTATAGTAGGATTAAATTGTTGGCTGTTATTACAAACCATTTTCTAG
- a CDS encoding TIGR02652 family protein codes for MIEVALQYPMFGPEIQCPHCRQTIPALTLTDTYLCPRHGAFEADPKTGELVHLQSGRHWRRWENEWYRQHTHPDGIRFEIHEALDRLYTQGYRATRVIVAQRYRDLISAYLERSTPWRGQSESPRPRLYGLPVDFSPEPQEDPCWEVINFDLEKEPGVPIRYPYFRLFE; via the coding sequence ATGATTGAAGTTGCCTTGCAATACCCGATGTTTGGCCCGGAAATTCAGTGTCCCCACTGTCGCCAAACAATTCCGGCTCTAACGCTCACGGATACCTATTTGTGTCCGCGTCACGGGGCATTTGAGGCAGATCCAAAAACGGGGGAACTGGTTCACCTTCAGTCTGGGCGGCACTGGCGCCGCTGGGAGAATGAATGGTATCGCCAGCACACGCACCCGGACGGGATTAGGTTTGAAATTCACGAAGCGCTCGATCGACTCTATACTCAAGGCTACCGAGCAACTCGCGTGATCGTTGCTCAACGCTATCGGGACTTAATCAGCGCTTATTTGGAACGCAGCACGCCTTGGCGCGGTCAGTCGGAATCGCCCCGGCCGAGGTTGTACGGTTTGCCTGTGGATTTTAGCCCCGAGCCTCAAGAAGACCCTTGCTGGGAAGTGATTAATTTTGATTTGGAAAAAGAGCCGGGAGTTCCGATTAGATATCCCTATTTTCGGTTGTTTGAATAA